CGGTCAGCACCCAGGTGCTGGCCAAGTGCGACGTGCCGGTGTTGCTGGTGCGTTGAGGACGGTGGCCGCCATGTCTGCCGTTTCCCTTCCTTGCGACGCCCCCGCCACTGCCCGTGGCGTGGCCACTCGTCTGATTCGCCTGTCCGCGCTGGGCGTGGCGCTGGCGCTGCTGGGCGGCTGCGCTGCCATGAGCGAGCAGGAATGCCGCAGCGCCAATTGGTACGAGCAGGGCCAGCGCGACGCGCTGGCCGGCCAGCCGCGCTCGCGCCTGGCCGACCTGCACGAAGCCTGTGCCAAGGCTGGCGCGGTGCCCAACGACCGCCTGTACCTGGACGGCTGGAGCCGTGGCGTGCATCAGTTCTGCACGCCCGACAACGGCGCGCGCTGGGGCCGCCAGGGCCGCAGCTA
This portion of the Melaminivora jejuensis genome encodes:
- a CDS encoding DUF2799 domain-containing protein — its product is MSAVSLPCDAPATARGVATRLIRLSALGVALALLGGCAAMSEQECRSANWYEQGQRDALAGQPRSRLADLHEACAKAGAVPNDRLYLDGWSRGVHQFCTPDNGARWGRQGRSYANTCPPELDRAFSDRYRAGRRGWEAEQAVKRLQGEQRDKQRALDQAKDDAARRQAREQLRSIDWRLRDARDELDRAEWQLRQPY